In Sulfurovum xiamenensis, the genomic window TCTGTCCAAATGAAAATGGAGCCTTCGATCATACGTGATTCGATCAATGCTGTTTTGATCGTGATATCGGTTTTAGATACGTCATAGAGTTCATCAATAGTGTGTACCCTGTGTCCCAGTTTTAAACCTGTATCCCAAAGTATATAGAGTATTTTTTCAATGATCCCTTTTACGTTGTACGCAGGAATATCCTTATAGACAAGCATGAGATCTATATCGGAATGTACGCAGAGTTGCTCTCTGCCGTAACTTCCCAATGCGACGAGACCCAGAGGGATGGAGTTTTTCATAGGAAGATAATCACCGAACATATCCCTGGTAGCAACCTTGTAGACGATCTTTAGGATACTGTCTATTTTTTTTGTATGCTTCACAAGAAAGTCTTTACCCCCTGAATTTACAAAAGTCTCTTCAAGTGTATCAAAGTAGCTTTTTATATCCTTTTTAAGCACTTTGGCGATCTCGAAATCTGCTGCTTTAGTATAAAGTAATTCCTCTATTTGGGTTTCAAGCGTATTCAATTATTCTCTCCATAATGTTATATTGGTATAATACCCAAAAATAACTATGGATGTTCTCAGAATGGATTTGATACAAAAGGTACGCAACAAAGAGAGACTCACTCAAGAAGAGGGTGAAGCACTCTATGACTTAGATCTCTATACGCTCGGTGAACTCGCCGATGAAATTCGTAGAGAGAAATACGGCAACAAAAGCTACTTTAATATAAATCGGCACATCAACCCTACCAATGTCTGTGCAGACATCTGTAAATTCTGTGCATATTCTGCAAGTAGAAAAAATCCCAACCAATATACTATGACCCACGAAGAGATCCTGGATATTGTAAAAAAATCCGTTCAAAACGGTGCAAAAGAGATGCATATCGTCTCAGCACATAACCCTAATGATGGTGTCGAGTGGTATATGGGTGCATTCAGAAAGATCAAAGAAGCATTTCCCGAGTTACATGTGAAGGCGATGACAGCAGCGGAAGTAGATTTTCTGACAAGAGAGTATGGATACAGCTACGATGAAGTGTTGGATATGATGATCGAAAATGGTGTAGATTCCATGCCCGGCGGTGGGGCTGAGATCTTTGATGAAGAGGTACGTGAATATCTGTGTAAAGGGAAAGTCACTTCAGACCAGTGGATTGAGATACACCAGAAATGGCATGAAAGAGGTAAAGAAAGCAATGCTACCATGCTTTTTGGACATGTAGAGACACGTGCACACCGTATAGACCATATGATAAGACTACGTGATCTTCAAGACAAGACAGGCGGATTTAATGCCTTTATCCCCTTGGTCTACCAAAGAGACAACAACTTTCTCAAAGTGAAGGATTTCCCTACAGGGCAGGAGATACTCAAAACCTATGCCATCAGCCGCATTATGCTGGATAACATTCCTCATATCAAAGCCTATTGGGTCACGGCATCGGTCAATCTCGCACTGATCGCTCAGGAGTTTGGCTGTGACGACCTGGATGGCACGATAGAAAAAGAGTCCATTCAATCTGCAGCAGGAGCACAGAGCAGTCATGGAATGGACCTGAATGATTTTGTAGCCTTGATCAAGAACTCCGGCTTCCAACCCATAGAACGTGACAGTCTTTATCATGAGTTAAAAGCCTATTAGTATGGAAAAGCGCTATTATCCTTATGAAGATTTTTTAGCTGATACAAGATCTTTGGCTCAAATGATCGACTGGGAATTTGACACGATTATTCCTATTGCCAGAGGAGGTCTCTCTTTAGGCCACCTGCTTGGTGAATTTTATGATATCCGGGAAGTCTACAGTATCAATACCATTGGGTACGAAGATACGCTAAAACTGGATAGTGTGAAGGTGTTTAATATCCCGG contains:
- a CDS encoding phosphoribosyltransferase is translated as MEKRYYPYEDFLADTRSLAQMIDWEFDTIIPIARGGLSLGHLLGEFYDIREVYSINTIGYEDTLKLDSVKVFNIPELTEAKNVLVVDDIVDSGDTMIEVLKVLHKAYPAVNFKTASLFYKKSAKIAPDWSVQEADRWIEFFWSVDLTRKK
- the mqnE gene encoding aminofutalosine synthase MqnE, producing MDLIQKVRNKERLTQEEGEALYDLDLYTLGELADEIRREKYGNKSYFNINRHINPTNVCADICKFCAYSASRKNPNQYTMTHEEILDIVKKSVQNGAKEMHIVSAHNPNDGVEWYMGAFRKIKEAFPELHVKAMTAAEVDFLTREYGYSYDEVLDMMIENGVDSMPGGGAEIFDEEVREYLCKGKVTSDQWIEIHQKWHERGKESNATMLFGHVETRAHRIDHMIRLRDLQDKTGGFNAFIPLVYQRDNNFLKVKDFPTGQEILKTYAISRIMLDNIPHIKAYWVTASVNLALIAQEFGCDDLDGTIEKESIQSAAGAQSSHGMDLNDFVALIKNSGFQPIERDSLYHELKAY